TATTTCAGAGATAGTGTAACAGTCTTTAATTTCAGCCTGTTTTCTTTGCTCTGTTGGCCGTAAAACTATTTCAAAGCCAATTTGTGGCTTTTCAAATAAAAGATTGATATCACAACGTCTAATCAAGGTTTTTCTTTCTGAAAAGTTATAGGCATTTATTCTTTTGGTATTGATCAGGCGATAGACTGTTTTGACTGAAAAACCTAGAAGCAATGCAAGTTGTTTTACATTTAAAAATTCTTTGTCTTTAAGATCAATAATCGGCTGATTTTTTATTTTGATCGTTTGAAGGTTGGAGTTTTCAATTTTCTGATTTTTTAACCTTCGCTTATAATCTTTGCTCGCACATTTTAAGGAGCAATATT
The sequence above is drawn from the Flavobacterium sp. N2038 genome and encodes:
- a CDS encoding helix-turn-helix domain-containing protein produces the protein MSSNISVYRICGFCDFEFLAKKTTTKYCSLKCASKDYKRRLKNQKIENSNLQTIKIKNQPIIDLKDKEFLNVKQLALLLGFSVKTVYRLINTKRINAYNFSERKTLIRRCDINLLFEKPQIGFEIVLRPTEQRKQAEIKDCYTISEIQKKFNISSSALYNLIKRNNISKFSQGKLTYVAKKDIEGFLK